A genomic segment from Nicotiana tabacum cultivar K326 chromosome 7, ASM71507v2, whole genome shotgun sequence encodes:
- the LOC142182578 gene encoding uncharacterized protein LOC142182578: MATNWQSRHLSQQPHYHRQAPANYNVSRNRSQIPDGFVFPRNTRDHFAPHNLFHGSAFTAPSHTYNNRQTTFDHSEDPYLPYNYQPTSEYVDDVYVATDLANYHHGFRNFSQSRNVSDRFAPHNLFHNSAQSSFNHIEDPYLGGNYFVPITDFIDGVYVTTQGESNNGVSATTESEFIHAYVTALNHILNRIQDQDIINFISPFSGQQAAEAEEEDIIAKCMRTRTYCGSTSRVEANSEETVMTADEEGEICVICQGEYVNDETIGTLECGHEYHGSCIKKWLLRGKNTCPICRSSVLPSQEHN, translated from the coding sequence ATGGCTACAAATTGGCAAAGTCGTCATCTTTCCCAACAACCCCACTATCATCGTCAAGCTCCGGCAAATTACAATGTTTCAAGAAATCGCTCGCAAATTCCAGATGGTTTCGTATTTCCAAGAAATACTAGGGATCACTTTGCTCCACATAACTTGTTCCACGGCTCTGCTTTTACTGCTCCTAGTCATACATATAATAATAGACAGACAACGTTTGATCACAGCGAGGATCCATATTTGCCGTATAATTATCAGCCAACAAGTGAATACGTTGATGATGTCTATGTCGCTACTGATCTTGCAAATTATCATCATGGTTTCAGGAATTTCTCGCAATCAAGAAACGTTAGTGATCGCTTTGCTCCACATAACTTGTTTCACAACTCTGCTCAGAGTTCGTTTAATCACATTGAGGATCCATACTTGGGGGGTAACTATTTTGTGCCAATAACTGATTTCATTGATGGTGTTTATGTCACTACTCAAGGAGAATCCAATAATGGTGTTTCTGCCACAACTGAAAGTGAATTCATCCATGCTTATGTAACTGCTCTAAATCATATTTTAAACAGAATACAAGACCAAGATATCATTAACTTCATTAGTCCTTTCAGTGGACAGCAGGCGGCGGAGGCAGAAGAGGAGGATATTATAGCAAAATGCATGAGAACGCGAACCTACTGTGGTTCGACTTCTAGGGTTGAAGCTAATTCAGAAGAGACAGTGATGACTGCTGATGAAGAAGGAGAAATATGTGTTATTTGTCAAGGTGAATATGTAAATGATGAGACAATTGGTACACTTGAATGCGGACATGAATATCACGGAAGTTGCATTAAGAAATGGCTGTTGAGGGGGAAGAATACTTGTCCAATTTGTAGATCTTCTGTCTTGCCATCACAGGAACACAATTGA
- the LOC142162314 gene encoding uncharacterized protein LOC142162314, which translates to MTLDKYYPDEFGELKLRDLSHQLDTFIVHMQHGGPRFSDLKGISDLEKALIEANLVETYSLVYLLVKLTLILPVATATVKRAFSSMKYIKDELRSSIGDAFLNDYLFCYFEKEVFTNVSNDAIIDRFQSMKKRPIQYPDQQPYSAPPTPISALLLQSFWGSHSIRHSQSQFPQSQHSD; encoded by the exons ATGACCTTGGACAAGTATTATCCAGATGAGTTTGGCGAATTGAAGCTTCGAGATCTTAGTCACCAACTTGACACTTTCATAGTGCACATGCAACATGGTGGCCCTAGATTCTCAGATTTGAAAGGAATTAGTGACTTGGAAAAAGCGTTGATTGAGGCAAATCTTGTGGAGACATATTCACTTGTTTATTTACTAGTGAAGTTGACTCTAATTTTACCTGTCGCGACTGCAACGGTAAAAAGAGCATTCTCATCCATGAAGTACATCAAAGATGAATTGCGTAGTAGTATTGGTGATGCATTTTTAAatgattatttattttgttactttgaaaaagaagtatttacAAATGTAAGCAATGATGCTATTATTGATCGTTTTCAGAGTATGAAAAAACGTCCAATTCAA TATCCTGATCAacagccctacagtgcaccaccaactcctatcagtgcactgtTGCTCCAGAGTTTTTGGGGTAGTCATTCAATTCGCCAcagtcagtctcagtttcctcagtcaCAGCACTCAGAttga
- the LOC107805975 gene encoding uncharacterized protein LOC107805975: protein MRQFSSSWFKCSYSRWLEYSVKKDAAFCLCCCLFKNDYVHGSTGDSFTKTGFKAWNKASKRLDLNVGKVNSLYHTCFNKMLDLSNQSQSIQVAFDKQSEKQRNEHRIRVNVSIDVVRILVDESKDISHHEQMTLSLQYVYKKGQVNKPFIGLVRVHDTSAKSLKEAILSLLMKHSLSLSKIRGQGYDGASNMQGKMNGLKALILQETPSAHCIHCFAHQLQLTLVAVLLMSNELSKALQKKEQDIVNAMLFLDLTKERLQQMRDEGWKPLMDEELNRRFDVVSGNLLLGMASLNLANSVANFDK from the exons ATGCGTCAATTTAGTTCGAGTTGGTTTAAATGTTCCTATTCTAGATGGTTGGAGTATAGtgtgaagaaagatgctgcattTTGTTTATGTTGTTGTTTATTCAAAAATGATTATGTTCATGGAAGCACGGGTGACTCTTTCACAAAAACGGGCTTTAAGGCTTGGAATAAAGCTTCGAAAAGACTTGATTTAAATGTTGGTAAAGTAAATAGCCTCTACCACACGTGTTTCAACAAGATGCTAGACTTATCAAATCAATCCCAATCAATTCAAGTTGCTTTTGATAAGCAATCTGAGAAACAAAGAAATGAGCACCGAATTCGTGTAAATGTATCAATCGATGTTGTAAG GATATTAGTTGATGAGTCCAAAGATATTTCACACCATGAACAAATGACCCTTTCTTTGCAGTATGTTTACAAAAAAGGCCAAGTGAACAAGCCATTTATTGGTCTTGTTCGCGTTCATGATACCTCCGCAAAGTCGTTGAAGGAAGCAATACTTTCTTTGCTTATGAAACACTCACTAAGTCTATCCAAAATACGTGGACAAGGCTATGATGGAGCTAGTAATATGCAAGGAAAAATGAATGGTCTTAAAGCTTTAATTTTGCAAGAAACTCCTTCGGCACATTGCATTCATTGTTTCGCTCATCAATTACAGTTGACGCTTGTAGCG GTATTGTTGATGTCGAACGAGCTGAGTAAAGCTTTACAAAAGAAAGAGCAAGATATTGTCAATGCCATGTTATTTCTTGACCTTACAAAGGAAAGGTTGCAACAAATGAGAGATGAAGGATGGAAACCATTAATGGATGAA GAGCTTAaccgtcgttttgatgttgttagtgGTAACTTGCTTCTTGGTATGGCTAGCTTGAATCTGGCTAACTCGGTTGCTAATTTTGACAAATAA